In a single window of the Solea senegalensis isolate Sse05_10M linkage group LG1, IFAPA_SoseM_1, whole genome shotgun sequence genome:
- the LOC122773003 gene encoding zinc finger protein 69 homolog isoform X1 has protein sequence MCSVVNCDSSRRSVQRYILPEDPEKRLQWVQFVFEVNGQRLKESSCADITICGEHFTHDCFEYAGDSGFAQLKPSAVPSVCVKSEPEEPELQIKVEEPESHIKLEEPESHIKLEEPEPGHVKVEGPEPDRVKLELLEPVHVKVEEIQQEHVKIEQPKPENVNAPESQIVCLPEPEHQNPPEAEPVEPVEFVINSGDTDSDNFDEVSNPSSIDNPVSPVPSDTSEVSTFDYDQMLQKIENIDVIKEKVALLRMKRKYVVNENRLLQLFSSKCPLCGSKVKVEKVKCNLFIVIDQQCLQCDYGKHWKSQSSGPFPTAEDQVISEVVTEESDFMDEMEESIDEDSDDDWIPTEELLFEERLQADSDEDNEENHMFHRQLCVDCGKFYIKEPHTCEHKLKPYSCNICGKRCANETALVLHSKVHNEKYVHLCKYCHMEFKTKGDKITHEQIHLTEKDPFKCSECSQVFAESKKRQNHMKEHPEAPSVCHVCGMKFDRKHQLQRHSIVHTGLMPFECSVCQRNFNQSSHLKSHMRLHTGDRPFKCQHCDKCFTHNVSLKSHVLRYHTSDSKQTCAVPELAEVKRSKKPRRRRSSIFRPIGRPKKNPASNVENGGRGSNSRSGTSKARKLNRTQPIDEESEDELTESNVSSDSNDKEERVTLNSSRSKGKRKKSDIDTDFDPGVSKKKRHIDQNSGKNSGKQDKRTRSNKNQDT, from the exons ATGTGCTCCGTTGTTAATTGTGACTCGTCGCGTCGCAGCGTGCAGCGGTACATTTTACCGGAGGATCCGGAGAAGAGGTTACAGTGGGTCCAGTTCGTTTTCGAAGTCAACGGACAACGATTGAAAGAATCGTCTTGCGCGGACATCACTATCTGTGGAGAACACTTCACACATGACTGCTTTGAATACGCGGGTGACTCGGGCTTCGCGCAGCTGAAACCCAGTGCTGTCCCATCAGTATGTGTCAAATCAGAGCCAGAGGAACCAGAGCTACAAATCAAGGTAGAAGAACCAGAGTCACATATCAAGCTAGAAGAACCAGAGTCACATATCAAGCTAgaagaaccagaaccaggacaCGTGAAGGTAGAGGGACCAGAGCCTGATCGTGTTAAGTTAGAACTGCTGGAACCAGTACATGTTAAGGTAGAGGAAATACAGCAAGAACATGTAAAAATAGAGCAACCAAAGCCAGAAAATGTGAACGCACCTGAGTCACAGATTGTGTGTCTACCTGAACCAGAACACCAGAATCCGCCTGAGGCAGAACCTGTG GAACCTGTGGAGTTTGTGATCAATTCAGGTGACACAGATTCTGACAACTTTGATGAGGTATCTAACCCATCTTCCATTG atAACCCAGTAAGCCCAGTGCCCAGTGATACCTCTGAAGTTTCCACGTTCGATTATGATCAGATGCTGCAAAAGATCGAGAATATTGATGTGATCAAGGAAAA agttgCACTTCTTCGGATGAAGCGGAAGTATGTTGTGAATGAAAACCGGCTCCTCCAGCTGTTTAGCAGCAAGTGCCCTTTGTGTGGTTCTAAAGTCAAGgttgaaaaagtaaaatgtaaccTATTCATCGTCATTGATCAGCAGTGCCTTCAGTGTGATTATGGAAAACATTGGAAAAGCCAGAGCAGCGGCCCTTTCCCAACAGCTGAGGATCAAGTCATTTCAGAG GTTGTGACTGAGGAGAGCGATTTCATGGATGAAATGGAAGAATCAATTGATGAGGATTCAGATGATGACTGGATTCCAACGGAGGAGCTTCTCTTCGAAGAGCGTCTGCAAGCAGATTCTGATGAGGACAATGAAGAAAACCACATGTTTCACCGTCAGCTTTGTGTAGATTGTGGGAAGTTCTATATCAAAGAGCCTCACACATGTGAGCACAAACTTAAGCCCTATTCCTGCAACATATGTGGCAAGAGATGTGCTAATGAGACTGCTTTAGTCCTCCATAGCAAAGTTCACAATGAAAAATATGTGCATCTGTGCAAATACTGCCACATggaatttaaaacaaaagggGACAAAATCACTCATGAGCAGATACACCTTACAGAAAAAGATCCCTTTAAGTGTTCTGAATGTTCACAGGTATTTGCTGAAAGTAAGAAACGCCAAAACCACATGAAGGAACACCCAGAGGCCCCGAGTGTATGTCACGTCTGTGGCATgaaatttgacagaaaacatcagctTCAAAGACACTCTATAGTGCACACAGGATTGATGCCTTTTGAGTGTTCTGTGTGTCAGCGCAACTTCAACCAGAGTAGTCACCTCAAATCTCATATGCGTCTGCACACAGGAGACAGGCCTTTTAAATGTCAGCATTGTGACAAGTGCTTCACTCATAATGTGAGCTTAAAGAGTCATGTCCTGCGTTACCACACATCCGACTCCAAGCAAACATGTGCAGTCCCTGAGCTAGCAGAGGTGAAGAGAAGTAAAAAACCCAGAAGGAGAAGGAGTAGTATATTTAGACCAATAGGAAGGCCAAAGAAAAATCCTGCAAGCAACGTGGAAAATGGAGGCCGAGGTTCAAATTCCAGGTCTGGAACATCAAAGGCTCGGAAGTTAAACAGAACACAACCCATCGATGAGGAAAGTGAGGATGAGTTGACCGAAAGCAACGTATCCTCTGATTCAAACGACAAAGAAGAGAGAGTAACACTGAATTCAAGCAGATCAaaggggaagagaaaaaaatcagatatTGACACTGATTTTGACCCAGGAGTctcaaagaaaaagagacacatCGACCAGAACAGTGGTAAAAACTCAGGGAAACAGGACAAGAGGACaagatcaaataaaaaccaaGACACTTAG
- the LOC122773003 gene encoding probable serine/threonine-protein kinase kinX isoform X2 has product MCSVVNCDSSRRSVQRYILPEDPEKRLQWVQFVFEVNGQRLKESSCADITICGEHFTHDCFEYAGDSGFAQLKPSAVPSVCVKSEPEEPELQIKVEEPESHIKLEEPESHIKLEEPEPGHVKVEGPEPDRVKLELLEPVHVKVEEIQQEHVKIEQPKPENVNAPESQIVCLPEPEHQNPPEAEPVEPVEFVINSGDTDSDNFDEVSNPSSIDNPVSPVPSDTSEVSTFDYDQMLQKIENIDVIKENSAFSVIMENIGKARAAALSQQLRIKSFQRL; this is encoded by the exons ATGTGCTCCGTTGTTAATTGTGACTCGTCGCGTCGCAGCGTGCAGCGGTACATTTTACCGGAGGATCCGGAGAAGAGGTTACAGTGGGTCCAGTTCGTTTTCGAAGTCAACGGACAACGATTGAAAGAATCGTCTTGCGCGGACATCACTATCTGTGGAGAACACTTCACACATGACTGCTTTGAATACGCGGGTGACTCGGGCTTCGCGCAGCTGAAACCCAGTGCTGTCCCATCAGTATGTGTCAAATCAGAGCCAGAGGAACCAGAGCTACAAATCAAGGTAGAAGAACCAGAGTCACATATCAAGCTAGAAGAACCAGAGTCACATATCAAGCTAgaagaaccagaaccaggacaCGTGAAGGTAGAGGGACCAGAGCCTGATCGTGTTAAGTTAGAACTGCTGGAACCAGTACATGTTAAGGTAGAGGAAATACAGCAAGAACATGTAAAAATAGAGCAACCAAAGCCAGAAAATGTGAACGCACCTGAGTCACAGATTGTGTGTCTACCTGAACCAGAACACCAGAATCCGCCTGAGGCAGAACCTGTG GAACCTGTGGAGTTTGTGATCAATTCAGGTGACACAGATTCTGACAACTTTGATGAGGTATCTAACCCATCTTCCATTG atAACCCAGTAAGCCCAGTGCCCAGTGATACCTCTGAAGTTTCCACGTTCGATTATGATCAGATGCTGCAAAAGATCGAGAATATTGATGTGATCAAGGAAAA CAGTGCCTTCAGTGTGATTATGGAAAACATTGGAAAAGCCAGAGCAGCGGCCCTTTCCCAACAGCTGAGGATCAAGTCATTTCAGAG GTTGTGA
- the LOC122773003 gene encoding probable serine/threonine-protein kinase kinX isoform X3, translating into MCSVVNCDSSRRSVQRYILPEDPEKRLQWVQFVFEVNGQRLKESSCADITICGEHFTHDCFEYAGDSGFAQLKPSAVPSVCVKSEPEEPELQIKVEEPESHIKLEEPESHIKLEEPEPGHVKVEGPEPDRVKLELLEPVHVKVEEIQQEHVKIEQPKPENVNAPESQIVCLPEPEHQNPPEAEPVEPVEFVINSGDTDSDNFDEVSNPSSIDNPVSPVPSDTSEVSTFDYDQMLQKIENIDVIKENAFSVIMENIGKARAAALSQQLRIKSFQRL; encoded by the exons ATGTGCTCCGTTGTTAATTGTGACTCGTCGCGTCGCAGCGTGCAGCGGTACATTTTACCGGAGGATCCGGAGAAGAGGTTACAGTGGGTCCAGTTCGTTTTCGAAGTCAACGGACAACGATTGAAAGAATCGTCTTGCGCGGACATCACTATCTGTGGAGAACACTTCACACATGACTGCTTTGAATACGCGGGTGACTCGGGCTTCGCGCAGCTGAAACCCAGTGCTGTCCCATCAGTATGTGTCAAATCAGAGCCAGAGGAACCAGAGCTACAAATCAAGGTAGAAGAACCAGAGTCACATATCAAGCTAGAAGAACCAGAGTCACATATCAAGCTAgaagaaccagaaccaggacaCGTGAAGGTAGAGGGACCAGAGCCTGATCGTGTTAAGTTAGAACTGCTGGAACCAGTACATGTTAAGGTAGAGGAAATACAGCAAGAACATGTAAAAATAGAGCAACCAAAGCCAGAAAATGTGAACGCACCTGAGTCACAGATTGTGTGTCTACCTGAACCAGAACACCAGAATCCGCCTGAGGCAGAACCTGTG GAACCTGTGGAGTTTGTGATCAATTCAGGTGACACAGATTCTGACAACTTTGATGAGGTATCTAACCCATCTTCCATTG atAACCCAGTAAGCCCAGTGCCCAGTGATACCTCTGAAGTTTCCACGTTCGATTATGATCAGATGCTGCAAAAGATCGAGAATATTGATGTGATCAAGGAAAA TGCCTTCAGTGTGATTATGGAAAACATTGGAAAAGCCAGAGCAGCGGCCCTTTCCCAACAGCTGAGGATCAAGTCATTTCAGAG GTTGTGA